ACCTCGCGCAGTATGAACTTGAGGAGATGGCTCGGGTCGCGGTTCATGGCCTCGGCTATGTCCACGAAGTTCTCGATTATAGTCCTGTTTCCGGCTATCGTGACCTGGGCCGGCGGGACCTCGAAACGGGAAGTGTGATGCTTGACGTTCTCCGGGAGTTCATCGTAAGCCTTGTCTAGGAGTCCTTCGAAATCGTAAAAGTCAACCTTCTTCTCGCTCATGCTCTCACCTCCATCTTAACTATCCAAGGGCGTTTATAACCTTTTGGCGTGGCGGTGAGGGGGTGAAAAGAAAAAGCCATCAGAGCACCCTGTAGAAGCCGGCCCTCGGCTCGTATATTCTGGCGTCCCTCTTGAGGTCTTCGATCAGCTTTTTAACGTCCTTCTCCGTGCCGATTCCCGCCTGCTTCGCCGCCTCAAGTACCTTCTCCTCCGGCGCTCCGAATTCACCCTCCCCTTCGAGGTTCTTTATGATGTCGATGAGCCTGTCTATCTTGTTTATCTTCTTGGAGCTCTTGCCCACCTCAAGGATCGATATGTCCAGCGTTCCCTCCTCGTCGGTTGCGATCTTCCTTATCATGTCCTCGATTATCTGGATTGCCGCCCTCGCGTCCTCCCTCGTGACGGTTTCGCTGAGCCTCATCCTAGCGTGGGCCTCGCTCAGACGGATAAGCGCCTCCAGCTGTCTGGCAGTGACCGGAATCGGCTGGACTCCTTCCTCCTCGCCGGAGCGCTTGAAGCCCTTCCTCATCTTGACGTAGTAGCGCTTTATCTCGTCCATGGCTTCCCTGCTGAGAACGGGGTGGACGTTCTTCCTCGCGTAGGCTATGTACTTCTTGAGGAGGTCGTAGGGTATCTTCGGTGTTACCGCCTCGGCCTCTCCCCTCCTCACCTTGAGGATGTGCTCCGCTATGCTGGCGTCGATCTTCTCGTCCGGCTCATCTAAGAGGAGGAATATGAGGTCGAAACGGCTGAGCAAAGTAGGTGGAAGGTCGAGCTGCTCCGGAAGGCTCTTATGGCGGTTGAAGCGCCCGTACTTCGGGTTTGCGGCCGCTATGACGGTGGTTCTGGAGTTTAGGGTCGCCGTGATGCCCGCCTTACTGATACTGATGCTTTGCTGCTCCAGTGCTTCATGTATAGCGCTCCTGTCGCGGTCGCTCATTTTGTCGAACTCGTCGATTAGAGCGAACCCGCCGTCTGCGAGAACGAGGACACCCGCTTCGAGAACCCAGGAACCGGTGAACTCGTCGCGGACTGCTGCCGCAGTGTTGTGGACGACGAAACCGTTGGCTATGAAGCTGTGTGAACCTTCGACGGTGAGGTCGTAGACGTACTCATAAGGAGATTCCATTTCACGTTTGGAAACCTTAACTGGCCCCTTTTCAGTGATAACCTCTCCATTGATGTTTCTGGCCTCTATCCATCCATTGGGAGTTAGGAGCTTGGTCTCGGGAGTTACTACAATGTTCAGCCCATTTCCAGTTATCTTTATCAGTTTCTCCGGAGCCTTAAGCTTCCACAGTCTAAGGACTTTCCTGTTCCCGTCTTGAGTCTTGACGTAAAGTCCAAGCTTTTCAGCATCAACGCTCTTATAATCCTGAACTTTTTCTGGTATGACTTTCTCAACTAGCTCACCTATTTTGAGCTGTCCAAAGTTGGTTCTGATTATTGAATCGGGTGCAACGCAGAGACCTGCGGCGCTGGAGCTCTTTCCACTCGTATAGATTGCCCTCGGGGCCAGATTGGCGACGTAGCGGAGAATTTGGCTGTTGTGGACAAAGATGTCGTTCGCTATGAAGTTGTGATGCTCTGGAACCTGAAGGTCATAGACCCACAGGTGCTCTGGTGTGTATTCCTCTACCTCTTCCACTCTGTCCCAGAATATATCTGAGTCGGCGAGGAGTTCGAGGAGTTTAACCTCCTCTGAGTTAGGCAAGCGGGTTTTGAGAGTTTGGGCTATAACCATAAGCTTTTCTCTGCTAGGTAGCCTGTCTCCCCGTTCATAATGAAGGTATGTGGAGCGGTTTATTCCCATCTCTCTTTGGGTAAGCCCTGCTCTCATCCTAGTTTCCCTTAGGACTTTGCCGACGCCAGGAATGACGTCAACGTTCGTGTTGGGTTTGATGTTCCGAGTCACTTCCCTGAGAACTTCCATCTTTCTCTGGAGTCCAAATCCGATGACATCTCTGAACTTTACTGCATCCTCCCCGGTTATGAAAAGACGGTAGTAGCTCTTTTTCTTCTTCATCTTCCCGTTTGTTGCTTTACTCACAGTCTCGTGGAACTGAGACTTGATGTCGAACCGCAATAGCAGGTGTTGTATGCCCTTTAGGAGGTCTCTTGACGCGGAAACAACCGTTATCTTTGGCCTTCTTCTATCGACGGTTCCTTCGGCATCAAAGTATCCTCTGAGAAAGGCCTTTATATCGACGTTCCTGGCACTAAATAGTTGAGGTGGAACTTTTTTCTTCGCGGAGGTCTCTGATATACCGAGCCATTCAAGGAGGCTGTAAAGCTCAACACTGGATGCATAAACCTCCCCTGCAGTCTTTCCTTTATGCGACCTTCTCACAGCTGGGCTAAGTCCAATCTTGCTTAGGTATTCGCGAACCTTTTCTATCAGCTCTTCCGCGTTGTTTGTGAAGTAAAGGGTCGCACTACCACCGCGTTTCTGGGCGTAGCCTTCTCCAGTGATCAGCCCAATAACGTACCAGAACTCTTCATCCGCAAACTCTGGAAGCTTCAATCTGCTCTTTGCAGTTTTTGGTTTTTTGATGGGTGCCTCTTTGAGGTTTACTAGTTTTCCAGGTGCGGGGATAACTCTTGGAACTGCAATGAAGTCCCCAACCCTCAGCTCTTCCGCTTTCCTGATTTTAAAGACTCCCTCCTCAAAGACAAAGAACGGGTGCGTGGGTGTTACCCTTATCTCCCTTCCACTCGCGGTCTTTATCCTGAACATTCTCTCCGGAGCGGTTCTCTTCCACGCGATGTTGGCTTTGACTTTTCTAACCTTAAGCGTTGAAGCGTCGAGTGCATAGAGTTCAAGGTCTATGGGTGCGTAATAGCCATCATCAACGATTCCAAGAGTCCCGTTTTTCTTGGCAGTTTCTATAGCTCCATCAACAAGCTCTCCAATTGGTTTAATACTTCCATCCGCCAGCACGACTTTTGTGTCGTAGTCAACGCACTTTGCCACACCCGGATCTCCAACGAGCAAAACATGGCTCTCTCCCCTCAGCTTCGTCCCGTCCGGCAGCGTTCTCTGGACTCCACCGAAGAGCGCCAGGGCTATGCCCTTCTTCACAGTCTTGTGCCCCCAGATTGCAGGGGCTATGGAATCGACTATCGCATCCACTATATCCTTCCTCTTCGCCAGCTCTCGTATCTTCTGCTCGTCCTCCGGCGAAATCTCCAGCTCCTCTATCTCCTTGCTGAGCTGCTCTATGTGGTTGACCTCGAGGACCTTCTTGAAGATCGGCCTCTTGTCCTTCTGTTCGAGGATGACGCGGAGAATTCCCGTTACGAGAACCCTATCGCCGGGCAGGGCGGTGTCAACCATGTCGTCAAGCAAAATTGCATCTACAAAGCGCGGCATCTGACCGCCTTTCAAACTCTCCGGTCTGTCCTGAAGGCGGAAGCTCTGGAAGTTTATGAAGCGGCTCTTCTCCACATCGAGATCGATGTTCCTTGAGCCACAGGCATCGCACTTCGCCGGTTTGACGAGGTTCTCGTAGGGCCTCTGGAGGCGTACCATCTCGTTTCCGCAGTCCTTGCACACGAAGACTGCCTTCTCCACGAAGGGCTTGACCTCACTAACGCGGGTGATTATGCCCTCAACCTGGATGAGCCTGTTTATGTGCTCGCTTCCGAGTTCCTTGACGAGGAGGGTATGTGGGAGGTTGAAGAAGCGGGCGTGGACCTTGAACTCCTCCTCCTTGAGGAGCGGCGGCTCGCGGAGGACTATCTGTATCGCATCCTCGGCGGCGAGAATGCTCTCCTCGGGGTTCTCCAGAAGCTCGGCGGCGAGCTCCGGGTCGAAGGAGTTGAGGTGCGTCCAGTCTATAGAGAGCGAGCGCTTCGGGGTGAGCGTTAAAAGGTCCTTCAGCTTGTTGAGGTAGACCTCTCTCCCCTCGTCGTCGACGTATTCTCTCAAAAACCTCGCGTACCTCTCTATCATATCTTCCCTGTCCATCAGTCCTCACCGAGCCATTCGTTCCTTATTTTAGAGAGCTGCAGGTATACCCTCCTCTCCTCCGGGGAAAGACGGGAGAGCAGTTCGAGGCTGTTGGGGCGGAGCATTACGGCCTTCAGAATCTTGTTGAAGCGGATGGTCTTGAGGTGCTCGGTCTTCTTCTTCAGGTTGGCGAGCTTGGTCAGCTTGACGTTTATGGTCTCGATGCTCTCCCCGGCGTTCAGCCTCACGTAGTTCTCAAGGTAGTACATGTAGAAAGCCGCCCTCTCGTAGAGACCCGCCGGGAGGGGCATCAGCGGCTCGTTGGAGCGCTCCTCGGCTATGGCCCTGTCTATCTCGCCTATGACCTTGTCGGTTTCATCTATGACGTCAACCACCCTCGCTTCCCACAGTTCCTTGGCCTTCCAGTCCTCTATGAGCACTATATCTCCAGCCTTCCAGTCTCCAAAGGGCTGGAGGATTTTAACCGGCACGACGGCCCTCCCTGTGAACATGACATCACCCTCTCGAATATACCCCTACATTACCATGCTCTTAAACTTATCCGATGGGGACGGATAAGCCTATAAGTCCAGCCGTCGTATTAATCGCAGGTGAGAGCATGCTGATAGGGATAATGAGCGACACCCATGACAACCTTCCGGCAATAAGGAAAGCCGTCGATCTCTTCAATCGTGAAAACGTCGAGCTGGTCATCCACGCCGGCGATTACGTCGCTCCATTCGTTGCGTGGGAGCTTAAAAAACTCAGGGCCCCGCTCAAGGGCGTCTTCGGCAACAACGACGGCGAGAGAAAGGGCCTCTACGAGGCGCTGGGAATATACGATGAGATACTTGAGCTGGAGGCGGACGGCATGAAGATAGCCGTCACCCACGGCACTGACGAGAGGATAGTCAGGGCACTGGCAAGGAGCAAGCTCTACGACGTCGTTGTCGTCGGCCACACCCACCGCTACGAGATAAGGGAGGAGGGCAGGACCATACTAGTAAATCCGGGCGAGGTCTGCGGCTACGTTACCGGAGTGAAGAGCGTCGCTCTGCTCGACACCCGGAAGAGGGAAGTCCGGATAGTGAACATCGAAACTGGGGAGTTGCTCGGGGCAATGAGCCTCTGATGGCATTTCGCTCCTTTTACTTCTGCGCTCAAATCAACGCGCTTCCGGCGGTGGATATGGGGGACATACTCGTTCCGAAGGAGAGGCGCGACGCGGTCGTCCTCATAGGCGTCGACGGCTCGGAGAACGTCGAGTTCATAAAGGTCTACGCGGTCAGCGAGGAGGTTGCCAAGCAGACCCTTGAGGAGTTCTTCAGCGCGAAGGGCCTCTTCCCCTCTGACTACAGGCTCGTCAGCAGGGGCAGCGAGGAAGTTGGGGAGAGAAGCGCCATAACGACGAGGAGCGAGTCCTCCCTCGGTGCTGCCCTGGCCAGGCTGGGTCTCAAACTGCTCTCAAACGGCGTCCTCTACCTCGACGGCGTCGAGAGGCTCTACCAGTTCACCCTCGTGAGCGAGACCCTCTACGAGAGGATAACTGCCGAGAAAAAAGCCCCTGAATCCTACGACGGCGAATCTCTAACCGCGGAGGAGATCCTCTCCCTCGGCGTTGATGTCCTCGTGGAGAACCTCAGCGGGATGGATCTCTCCAAACTCCTGCCTGAAAAAGCCCTCCTGCTCAGGGAGCCGACCATTGAGAGGGTCGCCGAGCTTCTGGCGGAGGAGAGGGATTACCCTGTGGTTGTGGAGACCAGGGATGCGGGGAAATACGAATTCCTCGACTTCCCCATTATCCTGAGGCTCCCTCCCCTTTCTCCGGAGGAGTTCGCCCAGAAACTCTCCGAAAGACTCGGCTTCGAGGTTTCCCCCGGCCACTTCCTCGACTATCCGGCGGAAAAGCTCAACATGCGGAACGTCGAGGCACTGGCCAGGCTCGTTGGGGCGCTCATTGAAAAGAGGGGCCTGTCGGCTGGGGAGGCCCTCTCCATCGCGGTGAGGCTCAACCTCGGAGAGCTTTGAAATATTTGACCACCATGGCTTTGAAGTCAGGGTTGTGCTTTCCGAGAGCGGCGTTTATCAGCTCCCTCAGCTTCCCGTCCTCGGTCAGATAGCCGAGGAGCAGGCCCTCGTCCACGGTGAGTTCCCCCAGAAAACCCGCCTTCTCAAGGAAATCTGCCCTGCTGGTGGCGCTTGTATGGAGTTCCAATACCCTCTCCAGGTACGGCCTGACTTTTTCTGCCCTCCTCTCGAACTCCAGCCAGTCTACGGCGAGCCTATCACCCGGCGAGACGTGCCTCCCGGGGCTTTCCAGGTAGGGTCTCAGGGCTTCTCCGAGCTTCGAGTTCAGGAGCTTCCCCCTGAACGTCTCGAGAGAATCATAATCGTTGCCCAGCCTCTTCTTGTCAACGAGGTCAAGGGAGTCGAAGAGCGCTATCCCGGTCAGGTAGCAGAGGGCCGCAAATGGAATCCTTGGGAGGGTGATAGCATCACGGGTTATCCTAACGGTGTTTCCGGCCCTTCTCTCCTTCCCTTCCAGGAGCATTCCGAGTGGATAGGTCAGGCTTTTAACGCAGAACTCCAGCTCGTCCATACCCTCACCGTTAAGCCCTACGGCCGCGAAAGTAAAAGCCTTTCGGCAAGCTTTTTAGTTTTCCCGCCGGAACCTTGACAGGTGAGATGATGGGGTGGGTTGAGATAGACGGCTCCTACGGTGAGGGTGGCGGACAGATACTCAGGACGGCCGTCGCGCTGTCGGTCATCACCGGAAAGGCCGTCAGGATAACCAGGATCAGGGCCAACCGTCCCAATCCAGGTCTGAGGCCCCAGCACCTCCACGGGATCCTCGCTTTGAAGGAGCTAAGCGGCGCGAGGGTTAATGGTGCTCAGGTTGGCTCAACAAAGCTTGAATTCATTCCAGGAAAATCGAGGCCGAGGCACATTCGCGTGCCCATAAAGACCGCCGGCAGTATCACCCTTGTTCTCCAAGCCCTTCTGCCGGCAATGGCCTTCGTTGGCGGAAGTTTTGAGGTAACGGGCGGGACTGACGTCCCATGGAGTCCGCCGGTGGATTACCTTAAGCACGTAACCCTTCACGCCCTTAAGAGGATGGGCCTCAACGCGGACATCGAGGTTAAGCGCCGCGGTCACTACCCGAGGGGCGGCGGGCTTGTTGTTGGTGAAGTCAAACCTTGGGAGAAGAAACGGCCGCTCGTTGCTCTGGAGTGGGAGAGGATAGAGCGCTTTGCCGGGATAAGCCACGCGACCAACCTCCCGGCTCATGTCGCCGAGAGGCAGGCTAAAGCCGCTGAAGAGAGGATTAGGGAGCTGTACAACGTCCCAGTTGAAATAGAAACCGAGGTATCGCGCTCGCTCGGCCCGGGGAGCGGCATAGTGGTGTGGGCAGAGACGGACAAACTTAGGCTCGGTGGCGATGCTTTAGGAAAGCGGGGCAAGCCCGCAGAGGTTGTAGGAAGGGAAGCGGCGGATGAACTTCTGGAGGCGCTGACGACGAGGGCAGCCGTTGATAGGTTCCTCGGTGACCAGCTGATCCCCTTCCTGGCCTTCGCCGGCGGCGAGATAAAGGTGGCCGAGATAACTAACCACCTGATCACGAACGTCTGGGTGGTGGAGCGGTTCCTCGGGAAGGTGTTTGAGGTGGAGGGGGAGATAGGGGCGCCCGGAACGGTGAGGGTGATTAGAAAAGCTGAGGTTTAGCGAAGGGGTTAAATATCGGAAGGTCCAACCTCAAAGTGGGTGCGAAGATGGAGGGTATTGAGTACATCTACGACAAGCACGGCAGGATAAAAGGGGTTATAGTGCCTCCGGAGCTGTGGGAGAAGGTGAGGGAGAAAATCTTCGAGCCCTCAAAGTACAGAGGGATTTACAAGGGGAGAAAAGACCTCAAAAAGAGCCTCCGGGAGCTGAGGGACGAATGGGAGAGGGATTTCTGATAGACACGAACGTTCTCATCTACTACCTCGCCGATGCCATTCCTGGGGAAGAGCTTCCCAGAGTGGAGGAAATTTTGAAGGAGAGCTTCAACGTCTCGATAATCACGAAAATAGAGTTTCTGGGTTGGAAAGGGCACACTCCGGAGGGATTTGAAAAGTCAAAGGAGTTCATAAGCTTTGCCCATGTAATTCCCCTTACCGAAGATATTGCTGAACTCGCAATCGAGCTTAGGAGAATGAAGAGCATAAAGCTTCCGGATGCAGTAATAGCTGCCACTGCCCTGAGATACGGCTACACCCTCGTGACGAGAAACGTTGGGGACTTCAAGGGCATTGAAGGGCTTAGAATTTACAACCCGTTTGAAAAGATTGACGGGAAGGGTTAGTCCGTTTTTGCCTCTTCATGTCGATTTTGGCGTCTACTCCCCTACCTCGACCCCGTAGACCTTCTCCGGGTTCTCCATGTGGATTTTGTAAACGTCCTCCTCCGTGAAGAGTCCATTCTGGAGGAAGGCCTTCGTTCTCTTTGGGACAGTCTTCGGTCCGAGAACCGCCCCGGGCCTTCTCTTGTCGTCTATGTAGTCGGTCTCCATCATGAAGCGGTTTCCCTGTTCTATTGCAGCTTTGATGTTCTTCCTGCTTGCTATTATGCTCGGGAAGACGCCGACCTCTTCCGCCACCTTAACCAGCGGCGGCGAGAAGTGTTTCACAACCTTGTATGGCTTTATCCCGACCTCCCTAACGTACTTCCCCAGCTCCCTGAACTTCTCCTCGTCGAAGCTCTCGGTGTGGAGCTGAACGGCGCAGTCGGCTTCCTTAGCCAGGCTCATACCATACTTCATCAGCTCGATGCTGGCGTTCCATATCTCCTCGGGGACTGGATAGTGGGGCCTGCCGATTTCACCGATACCTATAGCTTTCCCCTCGAGGCAGAGCTTCTGTGCATATTCCAAAGCCCTCATGACCTCGTTTTTGGCGTACTCTAGGCCTTTCTCCCTCGCCAGGTAGTCGAACTCAGCCGGGTGAACTCCAACCACCGCGTAGGCCTTCACTGGGGTTTCTTTGTTTATCCTCCCGACCAGCTCGATGTGGAAGTCCATCGCCTTCATGAAGTCCTCCGCCTTGAGTCCGGGGAAGCCGTAGTCGTGGGCGGTCTTGTAAACGACAACGAGGTGAGTTCCGCCCGCTCTGTGGAACTCCTTCACAGCCTCCAAAAACAGCCCGTGGTATGGGTCAACGTGGAAGTGGTCGTCCCAGATTATCATTCTCTCACCTCACGACTGGTAGACCTCGATGACCTCGTCGCCTTTAAGCTTTAGCGTCCCCTCGAGAACTAGAGCCACCTGGTCGCCCTCCACCGCGAAGTCCACTTCCCTGTTCTGGATGTATATCCCCCTGATGACAGCCACTCCACCGCCTTTAAGCTTGTATCCCGGGTAGATCGTCCCTTCCAGCACGACACCGCCGAGAACCTGTTTGCCGAGGACGTGGGTTATTCCGACAACGTGGAACTTCCCCGCTGGCTTTCTTGAGACTATCTCCACTCCCGCTTCGGGTTTGTTCTTTCCCCTGAAGAACCTCCTGAAGAGACTCACTCCCACCACCGGAGTATCTCTCTGGGGGACACCAGGATGTAGGCCTTCTGCATTGTGAGTGTGAAGACCGACTTCCTGAGTTTGATCCGTATGAGTTCCCCGTCGTCCAGCAGCTCCGCTACGGAGGTTGCTATGTCCTCCAGCATGGGGAGTGGATTGAACCTGAGGCCCTCCACGATGGAGGTCTCGATCAGGTAAACGTTTACCGCCCTTTTGTCGCCGAGCTTCCGTCTGATAAGGTTCAGGAGGGTGTACGTACTGTACGCGCTGTCCTGAAGGGCCAGGAGCCTCTCCAGGCCAAGCACGAGATGGATGTAAGGACCTTTCGTCTCCACCTTTCTGAGTTCATCCTCCAGCTTCTGCTGGTAGACGTGGGGGTCGTTTTCGAACTGTATTCTGCCTATAACGTCTCCGACCTCCTCGACGCCTCCTACCTTGATGACTTTCATGTCCTCGTTTTTCAGGGAGACCCCCATCAGTTCCAGGTGGGTGGCGTAAATCTGGAGCGTGTCGAAGATGTCCTCCACCACGAGGGGCATTCCCTTTCTCTTTGAGTAGTGGATGAACGAGTGCAGTATGAACTCCCCTCCAAATGAGGCGGAGTTTTCAATTATGGTCATGCCGCCGGGCCATATCTGCCCGAGCAGGCTATCCATGTCGTTTTTGGTCGTTAGCACGGGCTTCTTGAAAGCCTCCATCACTCCCACCCCCGTGCGTCTATGTTGACCTCTTTTCCTGCCAGCGAGAGATTGACGCTCTTCTTCACCCTGAGGTTGGCCCCGGTGTGGTAAGGTGACAGCTCGATGAGGGTCGTTGATATCCTCTCAAGCTCGGGTAGCACGTTGACGGGCAGGCTTTCCATGACCTTCCTGTTGACTATGTAGAACGCCTTTCTCCTCTTATTCCCAGTGAACCTCTGGATGGCAAGGAGAATGCGGTACACGTCGAAGGGATTCCTCACTATCAGAAATATGTTCTCAAGGCCAAGGACGAGGTTTATCGTGGGAGATGGGACCTCTTTGAACACCCTCTGGCTCGTCTCCTCGTAGTTTTTGAGGTAAATCCTCGGGTCCGAATGGAACGGAACCTTCGCCACGACCTTTCCCAGCTCGATCCGCCCCCCAGTCTTCTGGACGTACACGTCTCTGAGGTCTATGGTCAGGTTCATGAATTCCGCGTGGGTGATTATGGTGTGGAGTGTGTCAAAGTTATCATCTATGAGCAGAGCGGTTCCGGTTCTTTTTGAATAGTCCACGAAGAACCTCAGAAGAAACTCCGGTATGTACGAGGTGGTGTACTCGACCAGAACCGTTTCTCCCGGGAGAATGCGGTTCATAACTTCAGCAGCCTTTTCCCATTCCATGACTCCCACCCTTTTAGAGTTATTTTGGGAGAATATAAACATTTTGTGAGAACTCTGCGGTTTTTGTCCGAATATTCCAGAAATTTTGATGCCAAAATGTGGACAAAGGATAAGGAAAAGAATCACAGCTTCACGAGGTGCACCGAGCAGGATATGCACGGATCGAAGGCCCTTACAGTCTCCTCAAGCCTCTGTATCATGTCCCCCTCGTCTGCTTCACCGTAGAGGGCTTTGGCTTCCCTCAGCAGGCTGGCCTCTATCATGGCGTGGTTTAGTGCCGTTGGTGTTATTATATTGGAGTATGTGATTCTGCCCTCTGAATCGGTGCGGTAGTGGTGTATGAGGACTCCCCTCGGCGCCTCGACGTAGCCTATCCCTTCCCCTTCCCTTGGCTCGACCGGGACGTTCTCCCCGTTAATTCCGCGGTCTAGGAGGGTCTTCGCTATCTCTCCAGCCCTCTCAAGGGAATAGACAAGTTCTATCGCCTGTGCCAGGTTGTTATAGCTCACATAACCGGTCTCAAGCCTCTCCCGGTGCTCCTCGAAGAGCCTCTTGGCCTCGGGAGTCAGCATTTCGTTCTTCAGCAGGAGTCTCGACAGGGCACCCACGAAGAAGTCCTCCCCGTTGTAGCGGCTCTGCTTGGCGAAGCTGTAAACGAGGGAGCGTTCCTCTATTCTCTCGGTGTAGTGGAACGGTTCCTTGTCCTCGGCGATCAGCCTCTTCCCCCACAGGTAGCCGTCCGTAACGACGAAGTGCTTTACCCTTTCGCCGTATGGGTCAAGCTGGGCGAAGAGCCTCACGGCCCTCTTGGCGAGCCTCAGGAGAGCCTCGCTCTGCCTCTCAACCTCCTCCAGTCCCTCCTGCGTGGGATACCTCCCAAAGCCGCCGGGTTTAACGTTTATGCCGTGTATCTCCCTTCCGCCTATAAGTTCTCTCAGCCTGTTCCCGAAGGCCTTCAGAGCCAGCCCCTCCTTCACAAGCTCGCCGTGTTTCGTGGCCATCCTTATTGCGTCCGGATATCCAAAGACGTCGGGGGCGACGAGCAGATACAGGTGCAGCGCGTGGCTCTCAAGGAACTCCCCGATGAGGCCCAGCTCCCTCAACAGCTGAATCTCCTCTGGAACCTCAACTCCGAAGGCCCTCTCTATCCCCATGACCGATGCGACGCTGTGGGCTAAATAGCAGATGGCGCATATCCTGGCCTCTAAATCCGGAACGTCGTAGTAGTGCCTCCCGAGGGTCAGCAGCTCAAAGAAACGCGGCCCTTCGACTATCTTGAGCCTCACGTCCTTAACATCACCGTCCTCTATCACTATCTCCGCCTTACCGTTCCCCTCCACTCTGGCGAACTCCCTCAGCTCGATTATCATGGCTCCCACCTCGCGAAGGTCTTGAACTTCCTAACGATGTAGTCGTCATCGTAGCCCTTGCCCTTGAGTATCTCGTACTCGCTCGCTGGATTCACCTCGCCCGGTAGCGGGCCCCTGCAACCGATGCACCCGAGGCCGGACTTTATGCAGACCGCGTTGCAGCCTCCAAGGGTTATCGGCCCGAGGCAGGGGAGGTCTTTCTTTACCAAAACGCACTCGTACTCGTTGAGCTTGCACTCAACACAGACCGGGTAATCAGGCCTGACCGGATCGATTCCCTTCGCTATGTCCATGAGGGCCTGGTAGAGTTCGTTCTTGTCGTAGGGACAGCCTGGGATTGCCAGATCTACGGCAACGTACTCAACGACCGGCTTCGAGTCAAGGGCCTTCATCGGGTTGCCCTCGTCCCCGTAAACAGCCTTCAGCTTCTCCCTTATGGGCAGCTCGACACTCGCCTGGACGTCGCCGTGGGTGGCACACGTCCCCAGGGCTATAAGATAG
This window of the Thermococcus siculi genome carries:
- the rtcA gene encoding RNA 3'-terminal phosphate cyclase, encoding MGWVEIDGSYGEGGGQILRTAVALSVITGKAVRITRIRANRPNPGLRPQHLHGILALKELSGARVNGAQVGSTKLEFIPGKSRPRHIRVPIKTAGSITLVLQALLPAMAFVGGSFEVTGGTDVPWSPPVDYLKHVTLHALKRMGLNADIEVKRRGHYPRGGGLVVGEVKPWEKKRPLVALEWERIERFAGISHATNLPAHVAERQAKAAEERIRELYNVPVEIETEVSRSLGPGSGIVVWAETDKLRLGGDALGKRGKPAEVVGREAADELLEALTTRAAVDRFLGDQLIPFLAFAGGEIKVAEITNHLITNVWVVERFLGKVFEVEGEIGAPGTVRVIRKAEV
- a CDS encoding TatD family hydrolase, encoding MIIWDDHFHVDPYHGLFLEAVKEFHRAGGTHLVVVYKTAHDYGFPGLKAEDFMKAMDFHIELVGRINKETPVKAYAVVGVHPAEFDYLAREKGLEYAKNEVMRALEYAQKLCLEGKAIGIGEIGRPHYPVPEEIWNASIELMKYGMSLAKEADCAVQLHTESFDEEKFRELGKYVREVGIKPYKVVKHFSPPLVKVAEEVGVFPSIIASRKNIKAAIEQGNRFMMETDYIDDKRRPGAVLGPKTVPKRTKAFLQNGLFTEEDVYKIHMENPEKVYGVEVGE
- a CDS encoding LAGLIDADG family homing endonuclease, whose translation is MDREDMIERYARFLREYVDDEGREVYLNKLKDLLTLTPKRSLSIDWTHLNSFDPELAAELLENPEESILAAEDAIQIVLREPPLLKEEEFKVHARFFNLPHTLLVKELGSEHINRLIQVEGIITRVSEVKPFVEKAVFVCKDCGNEMVRLQRPYENLVKPAKCDACGSRNIDLDVEKSRFINFQSFRLQDRPESLKGGQMPRFVDAILLDDMVDTALPGDRVLVTGILRVILEQKDKRPIFKKVLEVNHIEQLSKEIEELEISPEDEQKIRELAKRKDIVDAIVDSIAPAIWGHKTVKKGIALALFGGVQRTLPDGTKLRGESHVLLVGDPGVAKCVDYDTKVVLADGSIKPIGELVDGAIETAKKNGTLGIVDDGYYAPIDLELYALDASTLKVRKVKANIAWKRTAPERMFRIKTASGREIRVTPTHPFFVFEEGVFKIRKAEELRVGDFIAVPRVIPAPGKLVNLKEAPIKKPKTAKSRLKLPEFADEEFWYVIGLITGEGYAQKRGGSATLYFTNNAEELIEKVREYLSKIGLSPAVRRSHKGKTAGEVYASSVELYSLLEWLGISETSAKKKVPPQLFSARNVDIKAFLRGYFDAEGTVDRRRPKITVVSASRDLLKGIQHLLLRFDIKSQFHETVSKATNGKMKKKKSYYRLFITGEDAVKFRDVIGFGLQRKMEVLREVTRNIKPNTNVDVIPGVGKVLRETRMRAGLTQREMGINRSTYLHYERGDRLPSREKLMVIAQTLKTRLPNSEEVKLLELLADSDIFWDRVEEVEEYTPEHLWVYDLQVPEHHNFIANDIFVHNSQILRYVANLAPRAIYTSGKSSSAAGLCVAPDSIIRTNFGQLKIGELVEKVIPEKVQDYKSVDAEKLGLYVKTQDGNRKVLRLWKLKAPEKLIKITGNGLNIVVTPETKLLTPNGWIEARNINGEVITEKGPVKVSKREMESPYEYVYDLTVEGSHSFIANGFVVHNTAAAVRDEFTGSWVLEAGVLVLADGGFALIDEFDKMSDRDRSAIHEALEQQSISISKAGITATLNSRTTVIAAANPKYGRFNRHKSLPEQLDLPPTLLSRFDLIFLLLDEPDEKIDASIAEHILKVRRGEAEAVTPKIPYDLLKKYIAYARKNVHPVLSREAMDEIKRYYVKMRKGFKRSGEEEGVQPIPVTARQLEALIRLSEAHARMRLSETVTREDARAAIQIIEDMIRKIATDEEGTLDISILEVGKSSKKINKIDRLIDIIKNLEGEGEFGAPEEKVLEAAKQAGIGTEKDVKKLIEDLKRDARIYEPRAGFYRVL
- a CDS encoding type II toxin-antitoxin system VapC family toxin, which translates into the protein MGEGFLIDTNVLIYYLADAIPGEELPRVEEILKESFNVSIITKIEFLGWKGHTPEGFEKSKEFISFAHVIPLTEDIAELAIELRRMKSIKLPDAVIAATALRYGYTLVTRNVGDFKGIEGLRIYNPFEKIDGKG
- a CDS encoding metallophosphoesterase — translated: MLIGIMSDTHDNLPAIRKAVDLFNRENVELVIHAGDYVAPFVAWELKKLRAPLKGVFGNNDGERKGLYEALGIYDEILELEADGMKIAVTHGTDERIVRALARSKLYDVVVVGHTHRYEIREEGRTILVNPGEVCGYVTGVKSVALLDTRKREVRIVNIETGELLGAMSL
- a CDS encoding translation initiation factor IF-2 subunit beta, with amino-acid sequence MSEKKVDFYDFEGLLDKAYDELPENVKHHTSRFEVPPAQVTIAGNRTIIENFVDIAEAMNRDPSHLLKFILREVATAGTLEGRRAILQGRFTPYLIANKMKKYLKEFVICPVCGSPDTKIVKKGRFHFLKCEACGAETPIQHI
- the pbp11 gene encoding tRNA-binding protein Pbp11, with product MGVSLFRRFFRGKNKPEAGVEIVSRKPAGKFHVVGITHVLGKQVLGGVVLEGTIYPGYKLKGGGVAVIRGIYIQNREVDFAVEGDQVALVLEGTLKLKGDEVIEVYQS